A genomic region of Pseudomonas migulae contains the following coding sequences:
- a CDS encoding OmpA family protein gives MKLKNTLGLAIGSLIAATSFGALAQGQGAVEIEGFMKKEYYDSQRDFKNDGNLFGGSVGYFLTDDVELRLAYDEVHNVRGEDGKNIKGSDTALDALYHFNNPGDMVRPYVSAGFSDQSIGQTGRGGRDGSTFANLGAGAKLYFTDNFYARAGVEAQYNIDQGDTEWAPSVGIGVNFGGGSKPAAAPVPAPAEVCSDSDNDGVCDNVDKCPDTPANVTVDADGCPAVAEVVRVELDVKFDFDKSVVKTNSYGDIKNLADFMKQYPSTTTTVEGHTDSVGPDAYNQKLSERRANAVKQVLTNQYGVESSRVQSVGYGESRPVADNKTEAGRAVNRRVEAQVEAQAK, from the coding sequence ATGAAACTGAAAAACACCTTGGGCTTGGCCATTGGTTCTCTTATTGCAGCCACTTCGTTCGGCGCACTGGCACAAGGCCAAGGCGCAGTTGAAATCGAAGGCTTCATGAAGAAAGAGTACTACGACAGCCAGCGCGATTTCAAAAACGACGGCAACCTGTTCGGTGGTTCGGTTGGTTACTTCCTGACCGACGACGTTGAACTGCGTCTGGCCTACGACGAAGTTCACAACGTTCGTGGCGAAGATGGCAAGAACATCAAGGGCTCCGACACTGCCCTGGACGCTCTGTACCACTTCAACAACCCAGGCGACATGGTACGTCCGTACGTATCCGCTGGTTTCTCCGACCAGAGCATCGGCCAGACCGGTCGTGGTGGTCGTGACGGTTCCACCTTCGCCAACCTGGGCGCTGGTGCCAAGCTGTACTTCACAGACAACTTCTACGCCCGTGCTGGCGTTGAAGCTCAGTACAACATCGACCAGGGCGACACCGAGTGGGCTCCTAGCGTCGGTATCGGTGTGAACTTCGGTGGCGGCTCCAAGCCTGCTGCTGCTCCAGTTCCAGCACCGGCTGAAGTCTGCTCCGACAGCGACAACGACGGCGTTTGCGACAACGTTGACAAGTGCCCGGACACCCCAGCTAACGTAACTGTTGACGCTGATGGCTGCCCAGCAGTTGCTGAAGTTGTTCGTGTAGAGCTGGACGTTAAGTTCGATTTCGACAAATCTGTTGTTAAAACCAACAGCTACGGCGACATCAAGAACCTGGCTGACTTCATGAAGCAGTACCCATCCACCACCACTACTGTTGAAGGTCACACTGACTCCGTCGGTCCTGACGCTTACAACCAGAAACTGTCCGAGCGTCGTGCAAACGCCGTTAAGCAAGTTCTGACCAACCAGTACGGTGTTGAATCGTCCCGCGTTCAGTCTGTTGGCTACGGCGAATCCCGCCCAGTTGCTGACAACAAAACTGAAGCTGGTCGCGCTGTTAACCGTCGCGTAGAAGCGCAGGTTGAAGCTCAAGCTAAGTAA
- the cobA gene encoding uroporphyrinogen-III C-methyltransferase, with the protein MNAKVWLVGAGPGDPELLTLKAVRALNEADVVLIDDLVNEAVLEHCAQARIIPVGKRGGCRSTPQAFIHRLMLRYARQGKCVVRLKGGDPCIFGRGGEEAQWLRERGVDVELVNGITAGLAGATQCDIPLTLRGVARGVTLVTAHTQDGSSLNWQALAQGGTTLVVYMGVAKLSEIREQLLAGGMAADTPVAMIENASLPHQRECRSDLMAMEEDAYAFELKSPAILVIGAVAACSAQNLSAPAVTQSA; encoded by the coding sequence ATGAACGCAAAAGTCTGGCTGGTGGGTGCAGGTCCTGGCGACCCGGAATTGCTGACCCTCAAGGCTGTTCGAGCGCTGAACGAAGCCGATGTGGTGTTGATCGACGACCTGGTGAACGAGGCGGTGCTTGAGCATTGCGCCCAGGCACGGATTATTCCCGTGGGCAAACGCGGTGGCTGTCGTTCCACGCCTCAGGCGTTCATTCATCGATTGATGCTGCGTTATGCCCGTCAGGGCAAATGCGTGGTGCGGCTCAAGGGCGGCGATCCATGCATTTTTGGTCGCGGCGGTGAAGAGGCACAGTGGCTGCGCGAGCGCGGGGTCGATGTCGAGCTGGTTAATGGCATTACCGCCGGGTTGGCCGGTGCGACGCAATGCGATATCCCGTTGACGCTCAGAGGCGTGGCGCGGGGCGTGACGCTGGTGACGGCCCATACGCAAGATGGCAGTAGCCTGAATTGGCAGGCTTTGGCCCAGGGCGGAACGACATTGGTGGTCTACATGGGCGTGGCGAAGCTGAGTGAAATTCGCGAACAGTTGCTGGCAGGAGGGATGGCGGCGGATACGCCGGTGGCGATGATTGAAAACGCGTCCCTGCCACATCAACGGGAATGTCGGAGCGATCTGATGGCGATGGAGGAAGATGCCTACGCTTTTGAGCTGAAAAGCCCTGCGATCCTGGTGATTGGCGCGGTAGCGGCCTGTTCCGCACAAAACCTGTCTGCGCCTGCAGTCACTCAGTCAGCCTGA
- a CDS encoding nitrate reductase → MNRQITASTCCYCGVGCGVLIEHDAERILGVSGDPAHPANFGKLCSKGSTLHLTGDLAARALYPELRLGKGLARSRTDWDTALDHAASVFAETIAEHGPDSVAFYISGQLLTEDYYSFNKLARALVGTNNIDSNSRLCMSSAVVGYKRSLGADAPPCSYEDLESSDCVMIVGSNMAYAHPVLFRRLEEAKSRRPQMKVIVIDPRRTDTCDLADLHLAILPGTDVALFHGILYLLLWEGWIDRDFIKAHTEGLAELKDLVRDYTPPMVSQLCGISVEQLQQCAEWVGTSPSFLSLWCMGLNQSTAGSAKNSALINLHLATGQIGRPGAGPFSLTGQPNAMGGRETGSLSNLLPGHREAANAEHRAEVAAYWGVDRLPESTGLTAIELFEQVRNGTIKALWIACTNPAQSMPDQTAVRAALEACPFVVLQEAFRTTETAAFADLLLPAASWGEKDGTVTNSERRISHVRRAIVAPGEARSDWAITVDFAQRLEKYLRPEQASLFAFETPAQIFDEYKQLTHGRDLDLSGISHELIDRLGPQQWPFPANASEGTARLYVDGIFPTASGRARFIAEPYRAAREQRDGQFPLTLITGRLRDQWHGMSRTGTAAQLFGHVSEAVLSLHPDELLRHGLQPGELVSLKSHRGAVIVAVGSDDSVRPGQAFLPMHWGDRFLKGGVNAITQPAFDPLSKQPELKHTGVRLDPVNLPWNLFALVEGDIQQHFETLRPLCEAFSYVSLSLAGRERPALLIRASSTAAPDPQLLRDIDQCLRLNDGPVLAYDDPQRSIGKRVRIENGRITAIRLAGETLAQHWLQDLWLEGRVDQQLRRWLLAPLSAPPGNASAPAAGSKTLCNCKNVSQNAVCAGIRRGLDLQGLKQELGCGTQCGSCVPEIKRLLAATAQPIAVIS, encoded by the coding sequence GACACCGCCCTTGATCACGCCGCCAGTGTCTTCGCCGAAACCATCGCCGAGCACGGCCCGGACAGCGTGGCGTTTTATATCTCCGGGCAGTTGCTGACCGAGGATTACTACAGCTTCAACAAACTGGCGCGAGCGCTGGTCGGCACCAACAACATCGACAGCAATTCGCGGTTGTGCATGTCATCGGCGGTGGTTGGATACAAGCGCAGCCTGGGTGCTGACGCGCCGCCGTGCAGCTATGAAGACCTGGAGTCGAGCGACTGTGTGATGATCGTCGGCAGCAACATGGCCTACGCCCATCCGGTACTGTTTCGTCGCCTCGAAGAAGCCAAATCCCGCCGGCCACAGATGAAAGTCATCGTCATCGACCCGCGTCGCACTGACACCTGCGACCTGGCAGACCTGCATCTGGCGATTCTTCCGGGCACCGATGTCGCGTTGTTCCATGGGATCTTGTACCTGTTGCTGTGGGAAGGCTGGATCGACCGCGATTTCATCAAGGCCCACACCGAAGGGCTGGCCGAACTGAAAGACCTGGTTCGCGATTACACGCCACCGATGGTTTCGCAGCTGTGCGGGATCAGCGTTGAACAACTGCAGCAATGTGCCGAGTGGGTGGGCACCTCGCCGAGTTTCCTGTCGTTGTGGTGCATGGGCTTGAACCAGTCCACCGCGGGCAGTGCGAAAAACAGTGCGCTGATCAACCTTCACCTCGCCACCGGGCAGATTGGCCGTCCGGGTGCAGGACCTTTCTCCCTGACCGGTCAGCCGAATGCCATGGGCGGGCGCGAAACCGGCAGTCTGTCGAACCTGCTGCCGGGCCATCGCGAAGCGGCCAATGCCGAGCATCGTGCGGAAGTTGCGGCCTACTGGGGCGTTGACCGGTTGCCTGAAAGCACCGGGCTTACTGCCATCGAGCTGTTCGAGCAGGTTCGTAACGGAACCATCAAAGCCCTGTGGATTGCCTGCACCAACCCCGCGCAATCGATGCCGGACCAGACTGCCGTGCGCGCGGCGCTGGAAGCCTGCCCGTTCGTGGTGTTGCAGGAAGCCTTTCGCACCACCGAAACCGCCGCGTTCGCCGACCTGCTGTTACCTGCCGCCAGTTGGGGCGAAAAGGACGGCACGGTAACCAACTCCGAGCGGCGGATTTCCCACGTCCGCCGCGCAATTGTCGCCCCCGGAGAAGCACGTTCCGACTGGGCGATCACGGTGGATTTCGCACAGCGCCTGGAAAAATACCTGCGTCCCGAGCAAGCCAGTCTGTTTGCGTTCGAAACCCCGGCGCAGATCTTCGATGAGTACAAGCAATTGACCCACGGCCGTGATCTGGACCTGTCCGGCATCAGCCATGAATTGATCGATCGCCTCGGTCCGCAGCAATGGCCATTCCCTGCAAACGCCAGTGAAGGGACAGCGCGATTGTACGTGGACGGCATTTTCCCGACCGCCAGCGGACGCGCCCGGTTCATCGCCGAACCGTATCGCGCCGCCAGGGAACAACGCGATGGGCAATTCCCCCTGACCCTGATCACCGGCCGCCTGCGCGATCAATGGCACGGCATGAGCCGCACCGGCACTGCCGCGCAATTGTTCGGTCATGTCAGTGAAGCCGTGTTGAGCCTGCACCCGGATGAACTGCTCCGCCATGGCCTGCAACCCGGTGAGCTGGTCAGCCTGAAAAGCCATCGCGGCGCGGTCATTGTTGCCGTCGGCAGCGACGACAGTGTGCGTCCCGGCCAGGCCTTCCTGCCCATGCACTGGGGCGACCGCTTCCTGAAGGGCGGTGTCAACGCGATCACCCAACCGGCGTTTGACCCGTTGTCGAAACAGCCGGAACTCAAACACACCGGGGTCAGACTCGACCCGGTAAACCTGCCCTGGAACCTTTTCGCCTTGGTCGAGGGCGATATCCAACAGCATTTTGAGACGCTACGACCACTCTGTGAGGCGTTTTCCTACGTCAGCCTCAGCCTTGCAGGCCGTGAACGCCCTGCGCTGCTCATACGCGCTTCCAGCACCGCCGCGCCAGATCCGCAGTTACTGCGTGATATCGATCAATGCCTGAGGCTCAACGACGGTCCGGTACTGGCCTACGACGACCCTCAGCGTTCCATCGGCAAACGGGTGCGGATCGAGAACGGCCGAATTACCGCGATTCGTCTCGCCGGAGAAACCCTCGCCCAGCACTGGCTGCAGGACCTCTGGCTCGAAGGTCGCGTGGACCAACAACTGCGGCGCTGGCTGCTCGCGCCGCTGAGCGCGCCGCCAGGTAACGCCAGCGCGCCGGCCGCCGGCTCTAAAACCCTGTGCAACTGCAAAAACGTCAGCCAAAACGCAGTCTGTGCCGGCATCCGCCGAGGACTGGACTTGCAAGGTTTGAAACAAGAATTGGGTTGCGGCACGCAATGCGGCTCCTGCGTTCCGGAAATCAAGCGTTTGTTGGCCGCCACTGCGCAGCCGATCGCCGTCATCTCGTGA